From Bacteroides sp., the proteins below share one genomic window:
- a CDS encoding 1-acyl-sn-glycerol-3-phosphate acyltransferase, whose protein sequence is MDDLMREEEEEPVGDFLDVDSVFRKKGKKIYPYIPKFIIRYLERIVHQDEMNAALRRLHHLDVHKFLEEILLNEFKVNIRTQNFGYLPKEGRYIVAGNHPLGGLDGMALMHVVGKKRKDFKFLANDILMELPNVKELFVPINKHGRNSYEAVRMLDELFRSDEAVLIFPAGLVSRKQKHGIYDLEWKKTFISKAIKYQRDIIPVHIDGNNSWFFYNLARWRKRLRIKANIEMLYLPDEMFRQKNKNITITFGEPVSYTTFTNALTHKQWAERMKAHVYGLPKGQLKFQV, encoded by the coding sequence ATGGATGATTTAATGAGGGAAGAAGAGGAAGAACCAGTTGGGGATTTTTTGGATGTTGACAGTGTTTTCCGGAAGAAGGGAAAAAAGATCTATCCTTACATTCCCAAGTTCATCATCCGGTATCTGGAGCGGATTGTTCACCAGGATGAGATGAATGCCGCTTTGCGTCGGCTTCATCACCTTGATGTCCATAAATTTCTGGAGGAAATCCTTCTGAATGAATTCAAGGTAAACATCCGCACGCAGAACTTTGGCTACCTGCCCAAAGAAGGCCGTTATATTGTCGCCGGCAACCACCCCCTGGGTGGGCTCGATGGGATGGCGTTAATGCACGTGGTGGGAAAGAAAAGGAAAGACTTTAAATTCCTGGCCAACGATATCCTCATGGAGTTGCCCAATGTCAAGGAGTTGTTTGTGCCCATCAACAAGCACGGCCGCAACTCCTATGAGGCAGTCCGTATGCTCGACGAACTTTTCAGGTCAGATGAAGCAGTCCTGATCTTTCCGGCCGGTTTGGTTTCGCGCAAACAAAAGCATGGGATCTATGACCTCGAGTGGAAAAAAACCTTTATTTCAAAAGCGATCAAATATCAGCGCGATATTATCCCGGTTCATATCGATGGGAATAATTCCTGGTTTTTTTATAACCTGGCCCGCTGGCGGAAACGTTTAAGGATTAAGGCCAATATCGAGATGCTGTATTTGCCCGATGAAATGTTCAGGCAAAAAAACAAAAATATTACGATTACCTTTGGTGAACCTGTTTCATACACTACCTTTACTAATGCGTTAACGCATAAGCAGTGGGCTGAAAGGATGAAGGCACATGTTTACGGTTTGCCGAAAGGCCAGTTGAAATTTCAGGTTTAG
- a CDS encoding Mrp/NBP35 family ATP-binding protein, protein MNITTEQVLQALGQVIEPDLKKDLVSLGMIRDLEIEGNQVRFSVVLTTPACPLKDSIKNACIRAVHELVSKDAEVVVNLTSNVTSTRKQEETLLKGVKNIIAVASGKGGVGKSTIAANLAITLARSGARTALLDADIYGPSIPMMFDALDDQLQAVEIDGHTKVIPLKKHGVSILSIGFFVDASRALIWRGPMASGALKQLFTDADWGELDYMIVDLPPGTGDIHLSLVQTVPLTGAVIVTTPQEVALADARKAVSMFSNDNIHVPVLGVVENMAWFTPAELPENKYYIFGREGGRKMAEAMHLPFLGQVPLIQSVREAGDQGKPEVMLDNSISKPWFDSLAEKLAQQISISNAKRNEKVGV, encoded by the coding sequence GTGAACATCACTACCGAACAAGTATTGCAAGCCCTGGGACAGGTCATTGAACCCGATTTAAAGAAGGACCTGGTAAGCCTTGGGATGATCCGCGACCTTGAAATTGAGGGCAATCAGGTTCGTTTTTCAGTGGTTCTGACCACCCCTGCCTGCCCGCTGAAAGATAGCATCAAAAATGCTTGCATCCGCGCCGTCCACGAACTGGTCAGCAAGGATGCCGAAGTGGTGGTCAACTTGACCTCCAACGTCACCAGCACCCGCAAGCAGGAAGAAACCCTATTGAAAGGGGTGAAAAACATCATTGCCGTTGCCAGTGGCAAAGGCGGCGTAGGGAAATCGACCATTGCGGCCAACCTGGCCATCACCCTGGCCCGCAGCGGCGCCCGCACGGCCCTGCTCGATGCCGACATTTACGGACCTTCCATCCCCATGATGTTCGATGCCCTCGACGATCAGCTCCAGGCTGTAGAGATCGACGGGCATACCAAGGTCATCCCCCTGAAGAAACACGGGGTATCCATCCTGTCCATAGGTTTTTTTGTCGATGCCTCCCGCGCCCTGATCTGGCGGGGCCCCATGGCTTCGGGCGCCCTCAAGCAGCTCTTCACCGATGCCGACTGGGGCGAACTCGATTATATGATCGTGGACCTGCCGCCCGGTACGGGCGACATTCACCTCTCGCTGGTGCAGACCGTGCCCCTGACAGGCGCCGTCATCGTCACCACCCCGCAGGAGGTAGCCCTGGCCGATGCCCGCAAAGCCGTCAGCATGTTCTCCAACGACAATATCCACGTGCCCGTGCTGGGCGTGGTCGAAAACATGGCTTGGTTCACCCCCGCCGAACTGCCCGAAAACAAGTATTACATCTTTGGACGCGAAGGCGGCAGGAAAATGGCCGAGGCCATGCACCTGCCCTTCCTCGGACAAGTGCCCCTGATACAATCCGTCAGGGAAGCCGGCGACCAGGGAAAACCCGAGGTGATGCTCGACAACAGTATTTCGAAGCCCTGGTTCGACAGCCTGGCAGAGAAGCTGGCACAGCAGATCTCCATCTCAAACGCCAAAAGAAATGAAAAAGTGGGCGTTTAA
- a CDS encoding NifU family protein, whose amino-acid sequence MSQNQNAELIQKVQNVIDQIRPYLEADGGNIRFVELTEDNVVNVELLGACGSCPMSTMTLKAGVEQAMKKAIPEIKSVEAI is encoded by the coding sequence ATGTCTCAAAATCAGAATGCTGAACTCATCCAGAAAGTACAGAATGTCATCGACCAGATCCGCCCCTACCTGGAGGCCGATGGTGGAAATATTCGCTTTGTTGAATTAACCGAAGACAACGTGGTCAACGTTGAACTGCTTGGCGCCTGCGGCTCCTGCCCCATGAGCACCATGACCCTCAAGGCCGGCGTTGAACAGGCCATGAAAAAGGCCATCCCCGAAATCAAGTCGGTGGAAGCCATCTAA
- the yihA gene encoding ribosome biogenesis GTP-binding protein YihA/YsxC — MVIRSAEFIKSSPSLAECPESTLPEYAFIGRSNVGKSSLINSITGFSKLAKISSSPGKTQLINHFLINEAWYLTDLPGFGFAKVPVRIKRKWDNMIRNFLLKRPNLVCSFLLIDIRHEPLKNDLEFMAWMGSRGIPFYLVFTKADKLTHNQRQSSIAAYMKVLSEQWEPLPPYVATSSETGLGREDILELIESFNQGFEAEGL, encoded by the coding sequence ATGGTGATTCGTTCAGCAGAATTCATTAAAAGTTCACCTTCCCTTGCGGAATGTCCCGAGAGCACTTTGCCCGAATACGCCTTTATAGGGAGGTCAAATGTTGGGAAATCCTCACTGATAAATTCCATTACCGGCTTTTCCAAACTGGCCAAAATATCATCCAGCCCGGGTAAAACCCAGTTGATCAATCATTTTCTGATCAATGAGGCCTGGTACCTGACCGACCTTCCAGGCTTTGGATTTGCCAAAGTCCCCGTCAGAATCAAGCGGAAATGGGATAATATGATCCGGAATTTTTTGCTGAAAAGGCCCAATCTTGTCTGTTCCTTTCTGCTCATTGATATTCGCCACGAACCCCTGAAAAATGACCTTGAATTCATGGCTTGGATGGGCAGCCGGGGAATTCCTTTTTACCTGGTTTTCACCAAAGCCGACAAGTTGACCCACAACCAACGGCAATCCTCTATTGCGGCCTATATGAAGGTGCTTTCCGAACAATGGGAGCCTCTGCCCCCTTATGTGGCTACAAGCAGTGAAACCGGGCTGGGCCGCGAAGACATTCTGGAGTTGATTGAATCGTTCAACCAGGGCTTTGAAGCCGAAGGGCTTTAG
- a CDS encoding MGMT family protein encodes MDDPSFFEKVYEVVRCIPHGRVTSYGAIAAYLGSPGAARMVGWAMNGSHHCKDYVPAHRVVNRLGMLTGKHHFGGSQLMQQLLESEGIEVVDDQIVHFQKHFWDPAKELRY; translated from the coding sequence ATGGATGATCCCTCCTTTTTCGAAAAGGTTTACGAAGTGGTGCGCTGTATCCCCCACGGCCGCGTCACCTCCTATGGAGCCATTGCCGCTTACCTGGGTAGTCCGGGGGCTGCACGAATGGTGGGCTGGGCTATGAACGGCTCACACCATTGCAAGGATTATGTTCCCGCCCACCGTGTGGTCAACCGCCTGGGGATGCTCACCGGAAAACACCATTTCGGGGGTTCGCAACTGATGCAACAACTCCTTGAATCGGAAGGGATTGAAGTTGTTGACGACCAGATCGTTCATTTTCAGAAACACTTCTGGGACCCTGCAAAGGAATTAAGGTATTGA
- the trmB gene encoding tRNA (guanosine(46)-N7)-methyltransferase TrmB has protein sequence MGKKKLKRFAEIGSFANVIQPNDRYPVEDHPYKGRWNEAFFKNDHPIVFEMGCGKGEYTLALARKYPEVNFIGIDIKGERIWKGANQALQEGITNAAFLRIQAERINYFFGPDEISGIWITFPDPQPRQSRQKKRLTSPRFLDRYAGILKPGSPIHLKTDSRELFEYTLEVVHELGHTLHYHTADLYEKGNVDEPLIKAIQTHYESIFRAEGIPIKYLRFSLKTPPDNG, from the coding sequence GTGGGTAAGAAAAAACTGAAGCGCTTTGCCGAGATCGGAAGCTTTGCAAATGTGATTCAGCCGAATGACCGTTATCCCGTCGAGGATCATCCTTATAAAGGGCGCTGGAACGAGGCTTTTTTCAAAAACGATCATCCCATTGTATTTGAGATGGGATGCGGCAAGGGAGAATATACCCTGGCCCTGGCCCGGAAATACCCTGAAGTGAATTTCATCGGCATCGACATCAAGGGCGAGCGCATCTGGAAAGGTGCCAATCAAGCCCTTCAGGAAGGCATCACCAATGCCGCCTTTCTGCGCATACAGGCCGAACGTATCAATTACTTCTTCGGGCCTGATGAGATCAGCGGCATCTGGATTACCTTCCCCGACCCGCAGCCACGACAGTCGCGCCAGAAAAAACGGCTCACCTCTCCCCGTTTCCTCGATCGATATGCCGGCATCCTCAAGCCCGGAAGCCCTATCCACCTGAAAACCGACAGCAGGGAACTGTTTGAATATACCCTGGAGGTGGTACACGAACTGGGGCATACCCTGCATTACCACACCGCCGATCTGTATGAGAAGGGCAATGTGGACGAGCCCCTCATTAAAGCCATTCAAACGCATTACGAAAGCATCTTCAGGGCCGAAGGCATCCCCATCAAATACCTGAGGTTCTCGCTTAAAACCCCGCCCGACAATGGATGA
- the mraZ gene encoding division/cell wall cluster transcriptional repressor MraZ, whose amino-acid sequence MTYLLGEFDIKVDSKGRFMLPSGLKKQLMDGDQERFVINRGFEKNLTLYPQSEWQKISQEVNSLNLYNKKNREFVRYFFRGASEITLDAANRLLLPKSLLEYAGIDKEIVLFAYGQRIEIWARDVYEAMMNNEPEDFSSLAEDVMGKITKDSGNDRIS is encoded by the coding sequence ATGACATATCTTCTTGGAGAATTTGATATTAAGGTCGACTCCAAAGGCCGCTTCATGTTACCCTCTGGCTTGAAAAAGCAACTGATGGATGGTGACCAGGAGCGATTTGTCATTAACCGTGGATTTGAGAAAAACCTTACGCTATATCCGCAAAGCGAGTGGCAAAAGATTTCGCAGGAAGTAAACTCCCTGAATTTGTATAACAAAAAGAATCGTGAGTTTGTGCGATACTTTTTCAGGGGAGCTTCAGAAATCACGCTGGACGCAGCGAACCGATTGCTATTGCCCAAGTCGTTGCTTGAATATGCGGGGATAGATAAGGAGATCGTTCTTTTTGCATATGGACAAAGGATTGAGATCTGGGCAAGAGATGTTTACGAAGCAATGATGAACAATGAGCCGGAGGACTTCTCTTCGCTGGCGGAGGATGTCATGGGAAAAATCACCAAAGATTCCGGAAATGACAGGATATCATAA
- a CDS encoding NAD+ synthase produces MKIALAQLDFIVGHFEHNTGLMIDALARARSQGADLVVFTELAICGYPPRDLLEMDHFIDLCEEGVSKIASQCLGIAAIIGAPSRNPQAFGKRLLNSAFLLAEGEISATYHKGLLPTYDVFDEYRYFEPASSFKTINFKGKKIALTICEDLWNLDVHALYSMTPMDVLIREEPDLMINISASPFAWSHLADRHYTFSENARQYGLPLFVANQMGGHAELLFDGQSAVYNPQGGLVGRIDSFTEGIRVFDLEDVINSQEQPVPLKLSEAEKNEVIYQALVFGIRAYFGKLGLKKAILGLSGGLDSALTLVLAADALGPENCRAVLLPGPYSTDHSINDAVQLAQNLGVPFDIIPINETFGALQHSLGPYFKGTTPGVAEENLQARARAVILMGLANKFGYVLLNTSNKSEAAVGYGTLYGDMCGGLAVIGDIYKTEAYSLSQYINCIQEIIPVNILNKPPSAELKPDQRDTDSLPPYEILDDILFSYIEKKMSAEAIVAGGHPEELVKKVLRMVNANEYKRHQTPPILRVSKKAFGSGRKMPLVARFPE; encoded by the coding sequence ATGAAAATTGCCCTGGCCCAACTGGATTTTATCGTAGGGCATTTCGAGCATAACACCGGTTTAATGATTGACGCCCTTGCCAGGGCCCGTTCACAGGGCGCGGACCTGGTGGTGTTTACTGAACTGGCGATATGCGGATATCCCCCCCGCGATCTCCTCGAAATGGACCATTTCATTGATTTGTGCGAAGAAGGCGTCAGTAAAATAGCCAGCCAATGCCTCGGCATTGCTGCCATCATAGGTGCTCCCAGTCGCAATCCCCAGGCCTTTGGCAAGCGCTTGCTTAACTCTGCCTTCCTGTTGGCCGAGGGCGAGATCAGTGCCACTTACCATAAGGGTTTGCTTCCCACTTATGACGTTTTCGATGAGTACCGGTATTTTGAACCCGCTTCATCTTTTAAGACAATCAATTTCAAAGGGAAGAAGATTGCCTTGACCATTTGCGAGGACCTCTGGAACCTGGATGTGCATGCTTTGTATTCCATGACCCCAATGGATGTGCTGATTCGCGAGGAGCCCGATCTGATGATCAACATCTCAGCTTCCCCTTTTGCTTGGAGCCACCTGGCCGACCGCCACTATACATTCTCAGAAAACGCCCGCCAGTATGGTCTCCCGCTTTTTGTTGCCAATCAAATGGGTGGGCATGCCGAATTGCTCTTCGATGGGCAATCGGCTGTTTACAATCCCCAGGGAGGACTGGTGGGCCGCATCGATTCCTTTACTGAAGGTATACGTGTGTTCGACCTAGAGGATGTAATTAATAGCCAGGAGCAACCTGTCCCACTTAAGCTTAGCGAAGCCGAAAAAAACGAAGTAATTTATCAGGCACTGGTGTTTGGCATCCGGGCGTATTTTGGAAAATTGGGCCTGAAAAAAGCCATCCTTGGACTGTCGGGTGGACTCGACAGCGCTCTTACGCTGGTCCTTGCCGCTGATGCCCTGGGACCCGAAAACTGCCGTGCCGTATTACTCCCCGGGCCATACAGCACCGACCATTCCATCAATGATGCCGTTCAGCTGGCGCAAAACCTGGGTGTGCCCTTCGATATCATTCCCATCAATGAAACCTTCGGTGCCCTGCAACATTCTCTTGGCCCCTATTTCAAAGGAACTACCCCTGGGGTGGCTGAAGAAAACCTGCAGGCAAGGGCTAGAGCAGTCATACTGATGGGCCTGGCAAATAAGTTTGGGTATGTCCTGCTAAACACATCCAACAAGAGCGAAGCCGCTGTGGGTTACGGAACCCTTTATGGTGATATGTGCGGGGGACTCGCAGTAATAGGCGATATATACAAAACCGAAGCTTACAGCCTGTCGCAGTACATAAACTGCATCCAGGAAATTATCCCGGTCAATATCCTCAACAAACCTCCTTCGGCTGAACTCAAACCTGATCAGCGCGACACCGACTCCCTGCCTCCTTACGAGATCCTCGACGACATCCTTTTCAGCTACATTGAAAAGAAAATGTCGGCCGAAGCGATCGTTGCCGGCGGGCATCCTGAAGAGCTGGTAAAAAAAGTGCTGCGGATGGTCAACGCCAACGAATACAAGCGTCATCAAACCCCGCCCATTCTTAGGGTATCGAAAAAAGCCTTCGGATCAGGGCGCAAAATGCCTTTGGTGGCCCGATTCCCCGAATAG
- a CDS encoding serine hydrolase domain-containing protein codes for MKKLKMLFFNSLMVILFFSCTPGNENKGLGNEIIHGLRPAVYTSERQVTYDLEERMEYWNVPAVSLVVVDGMQIVYSGAFGVKRMGDTTRINENTLFQAASVSKPVAAVGAMTLVHQNELDLDTDINQLLQGWQLPHEAFEQKITLRNILSHSAGLNVGGFAGYPSEESLPGLLEIIEGRPPANSHAVRVVAEPGTKFMYSGGGYQIMQKIMEDVTKKPFPKIMEENVFNPLNMTNSHYAPLDSAEKINAAYGHFTEEHIPNYGPIHVESAAGGLWTTPTDLGNLLIDLMKAYTHQESKILDPETLHLIMKPVFWEYGFGFKVVGEGQNFRFSHGGATTGWHAHFLAFPERGQAVVVMTNGTNGWVLWPEIERSVANILGWPILEPKYIETIELTEDEIKGYTGEYIMNGLNIQITSDSLGLNFEGAGLKWYLIPSKKDTLEIVDMEGQVFFRRDENLAVTGMHLWFGEPDWSPYRSWDFIKSDHQSGLVP; via the coding sequence ATGAAGAAATTAAAAATGCTTTTTTTCAATTCACTCATGGTGATTCTTTTTTTTTCATGCACCCCTGGCAATGAAAACAAAGGCCTCGGGAATGAAATCATCCACGGATTAAGGCCGGCGGTTTATACCAGCGAAAGGCAAGTGACCTATGATTTAGAGGAACGTATGGAATACTGGAATGTTCCTGCAGTTTCCCTGGTTGTGGTTGACGGCATGCAAATCGTTTATTCGGGCGCATTCGGGGTGAAACGGATGGGAGATACTACCAGGATAAATGAAAATACTTTATTCCAGGCTGCATCCGTGAGCAAACCTGTCGCAGCCGTTGGGGCGATGACCCTGGTTCACCAAAATGAACTGGATCTCGACACAGATATCAACCAGTTGTTGCAAGGCTGGCAGTTGCCCCATGAAGCGTTTGAGCAAAAAATTACCCTGAGGAATATTCTCTCTCATTCTGCAGGTTTAAATGTTGGAGGTTTTGCCGGGTACCCATCGGAAGAATCCTTACCAGGTTTGCTGGAAATTATTGAAGGAAGACCTCCTGCCAACTCCCATGCCGTCAGAGTTGTAGCTGAACCCGGGACAAAATTTATGTATTCCGGAGGGGGATACCAGATCATGCAGAAGATCATGGAGGATGTCACCAAAAAACCTTTTCCGAAGATCATGGAAGAAAATGTTTTTAACCCCTTAAATATGACCAACAGTCATTATGCACCCCTTGACTCTGCTGAGAAAATAAATGCGGCATATGGGCATTTTACAGAGGAGCACATCCCCAATTATGGACCCATCCATGTGGAGTCAGCAGCTGGTGGGCTCTGGACAACACCTACGGATTTAGGGAATTTGTTAATAGATTTGATGAAAGCATACACCCATCAAGAATCAAAAATATTAGACCCTGAAACGCTACATTTAATCATGAAGCCGGTTTTCTGGGAATACGGTTTTGGATTTAAAGTAGTGGGTGAAGGGCAAAACTTCCGCTTCAGCCATGGGGGCGCTACCACAGGTTGGCATGCTCATTTTTTGGCTTTCCCTGAAAGAGGGCAAGCAGTCGTTGTAATGACTAACGGAACCAATGGTTGGGTACTTTGGCCTGAAATTGAAAGGTCGGTGGCTAACATCCTGGGATGGCCTATTCTGGAGCCAAAATATATTGAAACTATTGAGCTAACAGAAGATGAAATAAAAGGATATACAGGCGAATATATAATGAATGGTTTGAATATTCAAATCACTTCAGACTCCTTGGGTTTAAATTTTGAAGGAGCAGGATTAAAATGGTATCTCATCCCATCGAAAAAAGACACGCTTGAGATTGTCGATATGGAAGGACAGGTGTTTTTCAGAAGAGATGAAAACCTTGCTGTGACCGGGATGCATTTGTGGTTTGGGGAACCCGACTGGTCTCCTTACAGGTCATGGGATTTTATCAAGTCAGACCATCAATCTGGTTTGGTTCCCTGA
- the rsmH gene encoding 16S rRNA (cytosine(1402)-N(4))-methyltransferase RsmH: MTGYHKPVLLGASIEGLQVVPEGRFVDATYGGGGHSAAILKKLGDGKLIAFDQDRDAEANVPDDPRVLFLNQNFRYLRNFLKLYSLIPVDGILADLGVSSHQFDQAQRGFSIRFDGPLDMRMNREAGLTAREVINEYPTEKLADLFFLYGELRNANKIARSIDRHRKERSIETTLQLTGILEKLAPKGKENKFFAQVFQTLRIEVNQELEALREFLEQSADVLKPGGRLVVISYHSLEDRLVKHFMKSGNFKGEIEKDFFGNPLTPMVPIGKALMAGEEEMEQNSRARSARLRIAEKRT, from the coding sequence ATGACAGGATATCATAAACCGGTTTTGTTGGGGGCTTCCATTGAAGGGCTTCAGGTGGTTCCTGAGGGGCGATTTGTTGACGCTACTTATGGAGGCGGGGGTCACTCAGCCGCCATACTTAAAAAACTGGGAGATGGAAAACTCATTGCTTTTGACCAGGACCGGGATGCTGAGGCCAATGTACCGGATGACCCAAGGGTCTTGTTTCTGAACCAGAACTTTCGGTATTTAAGGAATTTCCTGAAACTCTACAGCTTAATACCGGTGGATGGCATCCTGGCCGATCTGGGGGTATCGTCCCACCAATTTGACCAGGCCCAACGTGGATTTTCGATTCGTTTTGATGGTCCTTTGGACATGCGCATGAACCGGGAAGCCGGACTTACGGCCCGGGAAGTCATCAACGAATATCCAACGGAGAAGTTGGCAGACCTGTTCTTCCTTTACGGAGAACTGCGGAATGCTAATAAGATTGCAAGATCCATTGATCGACACCGAAAAGAGAGAAGCATTGAAACGACCCTTCAACTTACAGGAATCTTGGAGAAGCTGGCCCCAAAAGGAAAAGAAAACAAATTCTTTGCTCAGGTTTTTCAAACCCTCCGGATTGAGGTCAATCAAGAACTGGAAGCTTTAAGGGAGTTCCTTGAGCAAAGCGCCGATGTTTTGAAGCCAGGGGGGCGCCTGGTAGTGATCTCTTATCATTCGTTGGAGGACCGTTTGGTTAAGCACTTTATGAAGTCAGGCAACTTCAAGGGAGAAATTGAAAAGGACTTTTTTGGCAATCCATTGACGCCAATGGTTCCCATCGGGAAAGCGCTCATGGCCGGGGAAGAAGAAATGGAGCAGAACAGCAGGGCGCGCAGTGCCAGGTTGCGGATTGCAGAAAAAAGAACATAG
- a CDS encoding GNAT family N-acyltransferase, with amino-acid sequence MKENTEGLIPPVARDLIKGELTRERFLRKTNNASNEIYVINANNAPNLMREIGRLRELSFRTAGGGTGKPFDIDHYDIGSQPYEQLIVWDPEQEEIVGGYRYLLCKDAPIDSLGVPKLATSGLFRFSEKFLNEYFPYTVELGRSFVQPAYQPSRENRKSIFSLDNLWDGLGTLVIDYPDIKYYFGKVTMYTHFNLYARDLILYFLRRFFPDPENLVYPIEPLELKTPVEKLEKVFTGNNLEENFRLLSQAVRKQKETIPPLINAYAALSSTMKTFGSAINHEFGGVEETGILITVADIHEAKKDRYMKSYLENRDLE; translated from the coding sequence ATGAAGGAGAATACAGAGGGGCTGATCCCCCCCGTAGCCAGGGATCTGATAAAGGGTGAGCTAACCCGGGAGCGTTTTCTAAGAAAAACCAATAACGCTTCCAATGAAATTTATGTGATAAACGCCAACAATGCGCCTAATTTAATGCGCGAAATCGGAAGGCTGCGCGAACTATCCTTTCGTACAGCCGGCGGGGGTACGGGTAAACCTTTCGACATTGACCACTACGATATCGGTTCCCAGCCCTATGAACAATTGATCGTTTGGGATCCCGAACAGGAAGAAATCGTAGGAGGCTATCGCTATCTTCTATGCAAGGACGCCCCGATTGACAGTCTGGGTGTGCCCAAGCTAGCCACTTCTGGCCTGTTTCGTTTCTCTGAGAAATTTCTAAACGAATACTTTCCTTATACCGTTGAGCTGGGTCGGTCTTTCGTTCAGCCTGCTTATCAGCCCTCCAGGGAAAACCGCAAAAGCATTTTTTCCCTCGATAACCTCTGGGATGGCTTGGGAACCTTGGTGATTGATTATCCTGATATTAAATATTATTTTGGAAAGGTCACCATGTATACCCATTTTAATTTATATGCCCGCGACCTGATTCTCTATTTCCTTAGGCGGTTTTTCCCCGATCCTGAAAACCTGGTTTACCCCATCGAACCCCTGGAATTGAAAACACCCGTAGAGAAATTGGAGAAGGTCTTTACTGGAAATAACCTGGAAGAGAACTTCAGGCTGCTCTCCCAGGCCGTCCGTAAACAAAAGGAAACCATCCCACCCCTCATCAATGCTTATGCTGCCCTGAGCTCTACCATGAAAACCTTTGGTTCAGCCATCAACCATGAATTCGGAGGGGTAGAGGAGACCGGCATCCTGATTACCGTTGCAGATATCCATGAAGCTAAGAAAGATCGGTATATGAAGAGCTACCTCGAAAACAGGGACTTGGAATAA
- a CDS encoding porin family protein: MKKILLSVILLALLAPAAFSLDPSGFRFGLKASPSIAWMRPEISNYTSDGLRIGFAYGFVGDIRLGDFYDFSTGISINMVGGKLVYPYQLSVTEQVNLSRTYKLNYLEIPLTIKMHTQEIGYLTYYGRFGFGFGVNLRSRASDSYESSGDQITIEREDIKSETRLLRGSLIVGLGVEYSLGGRTALVGGLTFNNGFTNVLKGTNDVIGRKPSAINNFLELTFGIMF; encoded by the coding sequence ATGAAAAAAATACTGTTGTCGGTTATATTGCTTGCATTGTTAGCCCCTGCTGCTTTTTCATTGGATCCCAGCGGATTTCGTTTTGGTTTAAAGGCCTCTCCATCCATTGCCTGGATGCGTCCCGAAATCAGTAACTATACAAGCGATGGTTTACGCATTGGATTCGCCTATGGATTTGTTGGCGACATTCGCCTCGGTGACTTTTACGATTTCTCCACCGGCATAAGTATCAATATGGTGGGAGGAAAGTTGGTTTATCCTTACCAGCTTTCAGTCACCGAACAGGTGAATCTGTCCAGGACTTATAAGTTAAACTATCTTGAGATTCCCCTGACCATCAAAATGCATACCCAGGAGATCGGTTACCTGACCTATTATGGGCGATTTGGTTTTGGGTTTGGGGTTAATTTGCGCTCAAGAGCCAGCGACAGCTATGAATCCTCCGGCGACCAGATCACCATCGAACGCGAGGATATCAAAAGCGAAACCCGCCTCCTGCGCGGCTCTTTGATCGTGGGGTTAGGGGTCGAATATTCCCTTGGTGGAAGAACAGCCCTTGTTGGTGGCCTTACTTTCAACAACGGGTTTACCAATGTGTTGAAAGGGACCAATGATGTCATCGGCCGTAAACCCAGCGCCATCAACAACTTCCTTGAACTTACTTTTGGGATCATGTTCTAA